The genomic segment GCGGGTGGAGCGGGCCGCTCCCGGCGGGCCCCCCGGCCAGCCCCTCGACGGTGGTGATCCGGGCCCCGTCGAGGGTGACGGCCAGCAGCAGGCAGCTGTTCATCCGCGTGCCGCCGACGAGCACGGTGCAGGCACCGCACTGCCCGTGGTCGCAGCCCTTCTTGGTGCCCGTCAGATCCAGCTCCTCGCGCAGTACGTCGAGCACGGTGGCCCTGTTGTCGACCACCAGTTCCCGCGGCTCCGCGTTGACGTGGAGGGTGACGGGGGTGGTGTGCGCCGGTGCGGTCATGGGGCCTCCCGGTCACCCGGCCGGAGGGGCGGGGCCGGGCGGACGGCGTCGGAACGGAAAGGGACGGGAACGGAGGAGCGGAACAGGAGCAGAGGGAGCGGATCAGCGGGTGGGCCGGCGAAACGGGCCGGGGAAGGGAACGGACCACCGGACCGGGCGGGCCCGGCACCCCGGCCGCACCGGGCCGCCCCGGACAGGGAGTCGGTAACCGCGAACGCCCCGTCCGAAACAGCGGCCGCCGCCCGTCACCCGCCGGGCGGCCGCCGGGTGCGGGTCCACTCCAGCAGGCCGTCCGCCGTCCAGGTGTTGACGACCCGTCCGGCGGGGACGCCGCACTCCTCGGCCCGGGCGCAGCCGTAGGGCTGCCAGTCGAGCTGGCCGGGCGCGTGGGCATCGGTGTCGACCGAGAAGAGCACCCCGGCGTCCACCGCCCGGCGGAGCAGCGCGCGCGGCGGGTCCAGCCGCTCCGGGCGGCAGTTGATCTCGACGGCGGTGCCCGACTCTGCGCAGGCGGCGAAGACCTTCTCCGCGTCGAAGCGCGAGGGCGGGCGGCCCCGGCCGGAGAGCAGCCGCCCGGTGCAGTGGCCCAGCACGTCGACGAGCGGGTTCCGCACCGCGCGGACCATCCGGCGGGTCATCGCGGCCTCGTCCATGGCCAGTTTGGAGTGGACGGAGGCCACCACCAGATCCAGCCGCTCCAGCAGCTCCGGCTCCTGGTCGAGCGAACCGTCGGCGAGGATGTCGCACTCGATGCCCGTCAGCAGCCGGAACGGCGCCAGCCGCTCGTTGAGCT from the Streptomyces xinghaiensis S187 genome contains:
- a CDS encoding PHP domain-containing protein: MEPVAALDRIAFLLERAQAPTYRVRAFRTASAVLTEMPGEEVARRAAAGSLETVRGIGPKTAKVVREALAGGVPGYLERLEAESGGPLAEGGAELRAALRGDCHLHSDWSDGGSPIEDMALTAAALGHAWAVLTDHSPRLTVARGLSAERLREQLGVVAELNERLAPFRLLTGIECDILADGSLDQEPELLERLDLVVASVHSKLAMDEAAMTRRMVRAVRNPLVDVLGHCTGRLLSGRGRPPSRFDAEKVFAACAESGTAVEINCRPERLDPPRALLRRAVDAGVLFSVDTDAHAPGQLDWQPYGCARAEECGVPAGRVVNTWTADGLLEWTRTRRPPGG